GTGGTTCCACATTGATCACCACCCGTCCGAACTGCCCGGCACCGCCGGACTGCTTTTTGTGTGTATAATCAATGCCTTGCACAGCCGCCGTAATGGTCTCCATATAGGCGACTCGAGGCGTGGACGTATCCACCTTCACCTTGTAGCGGCGTTTGAGTTTATTGAGGACCAGACGCAGATGCAGGTCAGACATGCCACTAATGACCAGATCGTGGGTTTGTGAATCACTATGCACCTGGAAGGTGCGGTCATCATTTTCAAACTCATGCAGGGCCATGCCCAGTTTCTGGTCATCCTTAGTTGTTTTGGGGCGGATTGCCAGCGACACCATAGGCATCGGAAACTTCATCTCATCAAGTTTAATATCGGTTGTTGCATCAGTAATCACATCACAGGCGTGCATATCGGCAACTCTGGGTATGGCCACAAGATCACCGGCTACGGCTCTGCTGATATCCTGCTGCTGTTTGCCGATCACCCGGAAGATATGACCCGCTTTCTCCTCTTTTCCAGAGCGGCGATTGATGAATGTATCGTGGGCTGAGATGGAACCGGAGAGAACGCGAAGATAGGAGATGCGCCCGACAAATTCATCGGATTCAGTATGGTAGACATAACCCGAGAAACCTTTGATATCGTTAATCGAGACAGGCTCACCACACTGCTCAACGATGCGTTCAATCTTATCCGGAGCCGGGGCCAGATCGCTCAAAAGATCCAGAAGCGCCCTGGTGCCTGTTTCATGCTCTCCTGCAGTCGGTATGACCGGAAACAGGTTGCCATGCAGTAGCGCCTCTTTCAGGGCGCCTGTAAGCTCGTTTTCACTGATTGTCTCACCTTCAAGGTAGCGTTCCATCAGATCATCATCGGTTTCGACAATCGCCTCAACGATCTGCTCATACGCTGCAGCCGTTTCAGCGTTGGCATCTCTGTTGTGCAGTACCGAATAAACCTCGGTGAATGCTGCAGATGAGGCGTTGGGAATGTAGAGAGGGATACAGCGGTTACCGAATTCAGTTTTAACCGCTGCAAGTGCGGTCGTAAAATCTGCCGTATCCGCATCAAGTTTGGTTAGCGCGATAATGCGTGGAATACCGCGTTGGCTGGCCAGTCGCCACACCCTGCG
The DNA window shown above is from Mariprofundus sp. NF and carries:
- the fusA gene encoding elongation factor G → MDRLNSSQIRNIALLDHEGAGETTLLESMLHSAGVTNRMGHIDAHNTVSDFDPDEKQYEKSLYCSTLSFDYNDLHFNCLDVPGSPDAIAEVMTALHAAESALICVDACDGVKVNTRRVWRLASQRGIPRIIALTKLDADTADFTTALAAVKTEFGNRCIPLYIPNASSAAFTEVYSVLHNRDANAETAAAYEQIVEAIVETDDDLMERYLEGETISENELTGALKEALLHGNLFPVIPTAGEHETGTRALLDLLSDLAPAPDKIERIVEQCGEPVSINDIKGFSGYVYHTESDEFVGRISYLRVLSGSISAHDTFINRRSGKEEKAGHIFRVIGKQQQDISRAVAGDLVAIPRVADMHACDVITDATTDIKLDEMKFPMPMVSLAIRPKTTKDDQKLGMALHEFENDDRTFQVHSDSQTHDLVISGMSDLHLRLVLNKLKRRYKVKVDTSTPRVAYMETITAAVQGIDYTHKKQSGGAGQFGRVVINVEPLARGEGYEFVDKIHGGVIDAVFRSSVDKGVQAAMQEGVMAGYPVADVRVTLVDGKTHSVDSKDIAFQIAGHKAFKKAFKQCQPVLLEPIVKMAISVPQDHIGDIMGDLNSRRAQILATDMKSSSAIIEAQAPMAEIQSYQAQLKAMTRGEGSYTIEFDHYDVVPAAIQKRILNPSAAD